The sequence CACGACCACGTCCTCGACATCGGCTGTGGAAGCGGGCGGACGACTCGACAGGCCGCGCGTACGGCCCGGGCGGGCAGTGCGCTCGGGATCGACCTCTCGGTGTCCGCGATCGAGCGCGCCCGCGACCTAGCCCGGGCGGAGGGACTCAATAACGTCACCTTCGAGCATGCCGACGCGCAGGTCCACCGCTTTCCACCAGAGCGCTTCGACCTGGCGATCAGCAGGTTCGGCACGATGTTCTTCGACGACCCCGTCGCTGCGTTCACCAACGTCGGGCGTGCGCTGCGACCGGCGGGACGCTTGGTGATGATGGTCTGGCAGGCCCGCGAGCGCAACGAATGGGCCGTCGCTATCCGCCAGTCCCTCGAGACAACCGACGCACCAGCAGGCGGTGCTTCCGGCGGACCGGACGCGTTCTCGCTCGCCGACCCGCCGACCGTGAAGGATCTCCTGCAGACTGCGGGGTTCGCCGACATCGCCTTCGCCGACGTGCGTGAACCGGTCTTCTACGG comes from Mycobacteriales bacterium and encodes:
- a CDS encoding methyltransferase domain-containing protein, with translation MRHAGGDHSTGPTDYDAELRRHNEVLRRACRVQVHDHVLDIGCGSGRTTRQAARTARAGSALGIDLSVSAIERARDLARAEGLNNVTFEHADAQVHRFPPERFDLAISRFGTMFFDDPVAAFTNVGRALRPAGRLVMMVWQARERNEWAVAIRQSLETTDAPAGGASGGPDAFSLADPPTVKDLLQTAGFADIAFADVREPVFYGSDVASALDWVRGFTCTSEVLKRLDPAAATRMVERLSKTFAAHLCDDGVWFDSRAWIVTAHRLPPHRVVSAVFRG